A segment of the Lepus europaeus isolate LE1 chromosome X, mLepTim1.pri, whole genome shotgun sequence genome:
ATTAAACAAGTGATTCAGAATGTTACTCACAGGGCTTCAACTAAATCCCCAGAAAGGACTCCCCTGGGAGAAACCATATTAGTCCACCTTATTATTCCTAGTCTTAATGAAACTGCTGTAAAACTTACTATGTCCATAATGTTGGAGATTTCAGATGCAATCAAGGTGCAGCTCGCCAAGAATGAAACCTTGGCATTACCCCCTGAATCTAAGAACCCAGAGGTTGAAAAGATCCCAGCACAGCCCATAACAGCGACGCCTGAAACAGTACCAAGAACCACTAAACCCACTGTGTCTAGTGCATTAGATCTATCAGAAACAACCCTAGTTCTCAGTGAAAGGACTCCAGAAATATCACAAACAATTCTAATACCTAAGTTTGAATTGCCACTGAGCACTCTAGCTCCAAAAAGGCTTCCAGAATTTCCTGAGGCAAAAACACTCTTCCCTTTTGAGAAAACTGAGGGATCCTTGGCATCAAGTGAAAACCCACGGATTGTACCAACAGTTAAAAGATCTGAAAATTCCAAAGTTCCTCAGGCTCAAATGGCAACTTACGATGCTATCTCAAGCCCTACATCTTCAGATGAGCCTGAAATAGCAGAACCTCACACAGCAACAAGTGAGCTTATTCTGGATTCTGTCTAacctaaaacttctagaactctTGAACAGCCAAGGGCAACACTGGCTCCAAGTGAAACACCATTTGTTCCTCAAAAACTGGAAATCTTTAGCAGTCCTGAAGGGCAACCTGCAACATCTGCTCCCCAGAAAACTACATCTACCCCTTCTACACATAAATGACGCCCCAGACCCAAAACACCAAGAACCAAACCTGAAAGAACTACAACAAGTCCTGGAACAATtacatgtaaaatttttaaaaaacatgaaccTACACGAACACTGGCTCCCAGTAAAACACAGTTTATTTCTTTGACACCTAAACTACCTCTCAACCCAGAAGTGATACATACCAGACCTGGTAATTACCCTGAATTTCTTAATATTCTAAAAGTAGGGTTGCAACTTTTTGGAGCAAGAGCTTTTGATATTTACATCAGTTTCAGACATTTTTTCCATGAGAAGTGCAAAACTGCAATGAAATGATCTCATCTTACCAAGCTGCTTCGATATTATCACAGTGTTGCTCTGAGCTGTGTGGGGGATCATTATGTTCATGAACATCACAGAGAAAACACAGAAATCTAACGATGTGAATGATTGAGGATCTCCTTGTCTAGGACTACAAAGTCCTCCCCAGTACCACAACTGACTGGAATTCTGCACCATGAGTAATGGTTTTTCAGCTGCAAAGGGGAGAAGGGTTTCCATTCTCTAATAACTTTGTTGTTTGGGGCCTTCTAAATTCTCAGCTGCAACACCAAAAAGGGTTAGATTTTCCTAATGCTCCAAGATTTCCAAGTTagcactattttttattttattatatatgaagCAGAGGCAAAATAGATACAAAAAGAGTTCTCATCAGTTCGTTCACTTCCCatgtgcccacaacagccaggtcagggccagatggaagcccagaatccaggactcccacagtgGGTGCCCTCCCAAAGTGCCcatgagcaggaacctggagttagaAGTAGAGCCAAGGCTTAATcccaagtactccaatgtggaatgtagGCATCATAAGCAGTATCTTATCTATTAGACCAACTGCCCACACATTGGGGCTGATTTCTGAGCACTGACTTCTGATTTGCTAAAGAAAAAaggttcttttgaaaaaaaatggggAACAGTTATTCTATAAATATAACTAAAGACAGagaccattccttacataaggatCATGGGACAGATTGAATGACCAAATCTTTGTGTTTATCTACATTTTAAACCCTTGGCTCTGAAAAGAGTATATTTCTCACTATAATGCTTCATGGCTTTGAACTTGCATTTCCATTAATGGTTTGTTTATACAATTGGATTATGAAAGCAAGAGATTTTCTGCTTAAGTAGGCATGATTtatttttgcaatgaaatgggtaaagaagaaaattgtaattgctcagaaaaaaacaaagctcTCATAGCTAAAGAAACAGTGGGATTTCCAGATGTAGGTGGTAGATATTAGAGATTGGGCAAGGAGAGAAGAGTTGACACTGACCAAGGGAGTGAGCTCCAAGATGGAATGAAAAACTTCCCTTTGCAGAGGTTGTTTGGAGAAAGTAAAGCTAAGCTTAACGAAAAAAAGCCCTAAGCAGCTTAAATCTAAGAAATGTGACAGTTACTTGAAAGAAAGTTTTAATGTACATTTATTTAACAATCATGTTTATAGGGCTTTGGAATGAGGTACCATCCATTATATTTATGCTGCTTTTTGAATGTTATCAGGAGATTAAGAAATATGACTACCTGGTTTGTTtactacatttaaataaatatttctctaaagttaaaaaaataagtaacttgatgcttttctcttacaATCTTTAGGGTTCGCTATCTATTTTTAACATTATAAAATTTATTGACAATATGCACTGGAGAAACAATTtaggttgagtctgcttggggttctttAAGATTCTTATCTGGATATCCATGTCTCTCAAGACCTGAGAAATGTGCAACTATTATTTcgtttagcaggttctcaattactcttttccttttcttctccttcaggaatacctataatatgaatatttggacATTTAATGATAGCTAATATTTTGCATAGAGttttttttattctgtaaagttattttcacttttttcactttcatttaatgaatataaatttccaaagtacagcttatggattacagtggctttcccccccccccataacttccatcacatccacaaccctccactctcccgctccctctcccctttcattcacatcaagattcattttcaattatctttatatacagaaaatcaatttagcatatactaagtaaagatttcaacagtttgcacccacacagaaacacaaagagtaaaacactgtttgagtactagttatagcattaaatcacattgaacaacacgttaaggacagagatcctgcatgaggcataagtgcacagtgactcctgttgtggacttaAGAAATTGgcactcttctttatggcatcagtaatcaccctaggatcctggcatgagttgccaaggctattgaagccttttgagttcgccgactctgatcttattttgacaaggccatagtcaaagtggaagttctctcctccctttagagaaaggtacctccttctttgatggcccgttctttacACTGAGATCACATTCACAGAGATCTGTCATATatgcaaccgacagaatgggaaaaaatatttgcaaactatactacagataaaggattaataaccagaatctacaaagagatcaagaaaatccacaacaacaaagcaaataaccaacttaagagatgggccaaggacctcaatagacatttttcaaaagaggaaatccaaatggccaacagaaacatgaaaaaatgttcaagatcactagcaatcagggaaatgcaaatcaaaaccacaatgaggtttcacctcaccaggGTCAGAAtgtctcacattcagaaatctactaacaatagatgctggagaggatgtggggagaaagggacactaacctactgttggtgggaatgcaaactggttaagccattatggaagtcagtctggaaattcctcagaaacctgaatataaccctaccattcaacccacccatcccactccttggaatttacccaaaagaaattaatttggctaataaaaaagccatctgcaccttaatatttattacagctcaatgcacaatagctaagacctggaaccaacccaaatgcccatcaacagtagactggataaagaaattattggacatgtactccatagaatactatacagcagtcaaaaacaatgaaatccggtcatttgcaacaaaatggaagaatctggaacacatcatgctgaatgaaataagccagtcccaaagagacaaatatcatatgttctccctgatcagtgacaactaaccgagcaccaagaaggaaacctgttgaagtgaaatggaaactatgagaaacaatgacttgatcatcccttgtcctgactgttgattaacaacttaatactttatcccttttactattttttgttctacttcataccattggttgaactctgtaattaatacagttattcttaagtgttgaaatttaacttaaaagtgatctctgttaaatataagagtgggaataagagagggaggaaatgtacattttaggacatgctcaatcggacttgccccaaatggtggagatagaaacatgccaggggattccaattcaatctcatcaaggtggcatgtaccaataccatctcactagtccaagtaatcaatttctgttcacaattgatcataatgacaggtctaagagtcaaaacgatcacataaacaagactagtgtctgctaatactaactgatggaataaacaagggagagaacgatccaacatgggaagcgggatacacagcaaactcatagaatggcagatgtcctaaacagcactctggcctcagaatcatcccctaaggcattcggatctggctgaagagccatgagagtattttaggcatggaaagccaagacacacacacacacacacaaaaaaaaaaaaaaacctatattttcactttatttttctctgattgAGTTATATCAAAACTCTTATCCTCAAAATCAgaaattatttcttctgcttgtttttgtttctgcttcttcATTGAAACATAGTGCTTCTTTGTTCTTTGTATATCTCGGAGTAACTTATTTGTGCGACTATACCCTATTCATGCATCTTGAATTTTTCTTGCTCTCTGTGTTCCtgctgtgtcctttttttttttggtccttaAAATCAGtccttttttatctttatatGTGATGTGCAATTTtgtagataacatatttttaagccttgtttttaatccatgtcAACCTACATCCTTTGATGGGAGTAATAAATCCATTTACATCATTCAGGATTAATAGTAATAGATAAATCGtaattcttctcatttttttattaGATACTAATTGTATCTACTTTGTTAGTAATTTGGtagtgtcatgtgttttcatgtttatGTCTAATGTAGAACTCCACTATGGATGCTTTGTAAGGCTGGTATAATGGTGATGTCAGTAAAGCCTAGTTGGAAAATACTTGTTTCAACTTCACTTTTAAAGATAGCTTTCATTGGTTTAATAGTCTTGGTTGGAATATTTTTATCCTTGAAGCCCTTTGATATATCATACCTTACTTCTGGCCTGTCAAGTTTCTCCAGAAAAGTTAATTTTCAGTGTAATTGGTGTTTACTTATAAGTAATTCgacacttttctctgtctctaagaTTCCTTCCTAGCCCCTAacattttatagatatttatttatatatgagttacagacagagagagtgagagacagagagggaagtcttcagtctgctggttcacttccccagtggctgaaatagctggatctgggctgatccaaagccaggagccagaagattcttcagggtatcccacatgggtgcagggaacccaagcacttggccatcttccattgtttttccaggctaaaagcagagagttggaagaAACCAGGACACGagtcagcacccacatgggatgctggaactgctgGTAGATAATTAACTTTTTATACCAAAGCACTGGCCCTGACCATAATTTTTGACAGCTTGATGAAgatatttctttggagaaagtttttctttttaacttaagTCTGTTTGGTTTCCCCTGAGCATCCTGAATCTAAATTTCCATATCTATTTCAAGATCTGAGAAATTTTCAACTATGATTTCATTCAGTAGGTTCTCAAtggctctcccctccctcttctccaggaaTCTTCGTAATAAGAATATTGTTTTTGTATTATGGTATCCAATAGTTTACACatcctttattcatttattttattattttctcttaattttggtTTACTGGGTGATTAAAAATTATTCTCTTCCAAATAGTAAATAATTTCCTCTGATTTCTATTCTTATATTGACACTCAAGGTTATATTCCTTATTCCATTGATTAAAATCTtatctccaaaatttctgttcTATTTCTCTTTATTCAACACCTCTTTATTGAATTTCTAATTCATATTATTGTTTGCCTCGTTTTGGTATTTTTGGCcacatattatattattatttcagaattttacattatttttcaattgttagatcttattaatataaacagaacagattgcatacatttcatacatacaattcAAAGACTACGATGATACCGTACTCCcttgctccctttctctctccttccctgctgtgggggctagtggccctggtcCGAcgtgagatgcagcaggctgaggctgtcccttatctaatcctgtttcctgtgcttattgttctgaaggcacaagactcattcctgcaggcaggatgtgacttctgatgaaggtttatgatgttctttgctctatcagcagagcttgtaccctgatctttgcaaCCTTGTAAACTtgctttgttcctgtgctatgcatgactgcacacaatgaatgttatctgtatggggcctggggtatatatccttgtctttctgtgtgctcactgctggaggctgaagagtttccccagggagatgcagggccccctactttggcctggaacgcgacaAGGCAATAAACGTgatgatgaattgactgagtgctgctgcgtctctgtgtggtttgtcgggtggcctctgaCACCCTGCTTCCTTCACTActccttcatttctctcttttccttcaatttttgctataaaatcttttcaatttactttataatcacatcaATGATCCTCCAAAAAAAGAACTCTATAAGTGAAGGTATACAGATGTTATATACAGCAATCATACATCAGTTTAGTTAAATATGTGTTGTTTCTTTTTGTACTGTACATATTGGCTACAATCTattagagaaaacatgatatttgtctttatttcactaagcaaaaataggatttcattcttttttagggCTGAGCAGGATCTCATCATGTatatgcacattttctttatatagtcatcagttgatgtgcatgtgtgttgataccacattttagctattgtgaattgagctacgaTAAACATGAGGGTATAGGTAAcatcttcatatgctgatttcattccttttcactAGATTTCTAGGAGTGGTTTGACGGAATCATgtagtatatctattttcagatttttgaggactTTCCATACTGTCATCTCCAATGCTTTTATgagtttacattctcatcaacggTGTATAGAGTATCATTTACCTCAcctcttgccaacatttgttttttttttatttttggatgataccTATTCTAACTTGGATGAGGTAAAATTTCGTTGTGATCCTGAACATATttaaatgtgtctgttggccatttgaatttactcttttaaaaaatatctatttaggtacatggcccatcttttaagtggttttcttttgttattgtggagtttcttgatctctttgtagattctggttactaaACCTTtatcagctgcctcttcactttcctgactgtttcttttgcagtacagaaacttctcaatttgatgtaatcccaattgttaattctggctttgactgtcCCTCTTGGGTattttacaagaagtctttgcctgtacctatatcttgcagggtttctctgatgttctctaataatttgatggtctaGGATCGTGCATTTAGATCTTTCagccatgttgagtggattttcgtgtaaggtgtaaagtaggggtcttgcttcatgattctgcacatggaaatccagttttcccagcaccatttgttgaatagactgtacttgctccagaaattggttttagattcttgatcaaatgtaagttgggtgtagatgtttggattgatttctggtgtttctattctgttccattggtctatccatctgcttctgcaccagtaccatgctgttttgattataactgcccgatagtatgtccttaaatctggtattgtgatgcttccagctttgtttttgttgtacaggattgctttggctattcgaggtcttctgtgtctccatatgaatttcagcatcattttttccatatttgagaagaatgcctttggtttttgattggtattgcattgaatgtataaagtgcttttgggagaatggacattttgatgatattgattcttccaatccatgagcatggaagatatttccattttttggtatcttcttctatttccttctttaagattttgtaattctcatcatagagatatttgacatccttagataagtttattccaaggtatttgattgtttttgtagctattgtgaatggaattgatgtttgaagttctttctcagccatggcattacaTGTGTATGCAAAAGCTGTTGATTTGATTTTGtccattgattttatatcctgctagtgTTCCCAacacttctatgagttccaatagtcccttagccatcagagaaatacaaatcaaaaccacaaaaaacctgcctctggttagaatggcttatgtATAGAAATcagctaacaacagatgctggtgaggatgtgggggaaaaagggcactaacacactgttggtgagccattcccaaagggacaaatatcatatgttctccctgatcagtgacaactaactgtgcacctaaaaggaaaactgtcgaagtgaaatagacattatgagaaacaaaaaaaaagaaaagaaacaatgacatgatcagccctccTACTGACTGAATAACTtattattttatcccttttagtactttttgttctacttaataccattggttgaactgtctaattaacacacaattattcttaggcaattaaaattaactgaaaagtgatccctgttaaatgtaagattgtaataagagagggaggagatgtatagttctgcacatgctcaattggacttacctctaatggtagagctatatatgtgccatgggattccaattcaatctcatcaaggtggcatgtaccaataccatcttacttgttaaagtgataagtttaagttcataattgatcaaaaagataggattaagtgtcaaagggattatgTAAGTAataccagtgtctgcaaataacagttgatagaattaaaaaggagagaatgatcctacatgggaagcaggatacacagcagactcatagaatggcagatgtcctaaacagcactctggcctcagaatcagcccctaaggcattcggatctggctaaaaagcccatgagagtttcacaggcatggaaagccaatacactgtgcaaaaaaataacctaaatgaaagatctctgtgagtgagatcccagaaaaaagaacaggccatcaaagaagcaggtacctttctctgaagggaagagagaacttccattttgactatggccttgtgccagtaccaggctgttttgaatgcaactgccttgtaatatatcttgaaatttggtattatgattctagctttgttttttattgtcCAAGATTTCTTTAGTTACtgggtttccatatgaatttttgaatgttttttatagatATGAGAAGGaggtccttgatattttgattataattacaATGAATCTGATAGAAAGGGTTGGGAAGGATTCCCACCCATTCAATAGCTTTGAATAGATTAATAAGTATTTGTAttagttcctttaaaaaattttacttaaggtatacagattttatgtatttcatatatagattcaggaatgtagtgatacttctcactatacccttcctcctgcccatgctaCACActtgttcctcctccctctcctattcaaagtcttaatttttacaaacttcgattttagtttactttatactcataagattaacactacactaagagttcaacaaatagtatgaaggaaaaagcacactgttcctcaacaatagtgACAAGTGTtataaacaatcattaaatctcaaaaaatattaatttcactcctatacactatatttttggtattctgttagttaccacagatcaggaaaaacatagggtatttttcttttgaggactggctaatttcactaaatgtaatggactctaattgcttccattttgttgcagtaaACAGGATTACACATTTGTTTACCACTGAGTAGTAGTCTATGGTGTATATAcagcagaatttattttaaataattttattaatttatttgagaataatagctacagacagggagagggagagacaaagacaaaggtcttccaaaaactagttcactccacatatggccacaattgccagagatGGGAAgagctaaacccaggagccaagagcttcttctgggtctctcatggatcacatgcacacacaggagcTGACAGCTGAAGCCCTACACATTTCACAATTGGTCTTCTCCTGGCCAGTTGCCATGCAAATGCAAGAGTCTTTTCAGTCAGTACTGATGTCTGAGTGGCTCTTCTCCCTGCCTGTTGCCAGGTCCAAGCACACAAACTGCTGCAGCTGTAGATCTGACAAAATGGTGTCTTCTCCTCGCCAGATGTTAGGCATGTGCACAGGGGCTGCCATAATTGCCATCTACTTATATCTATAATGACACCTTCCCCTTCTCAGATTGTTGCTGGACACCACtgaggggatggagagagagaaaaacatgcCTCCATTTTCCACTGAGTTAGTGAGCACCCTGTTTccctcagggctccaggccagactcaaatgCAGTGAAGTCTGTTAGGCTCTCCTTGAGGCTGTATCACCAGTGTCACAGGCCGTTGCAGTCTAATCTTACCTTGATTTCCAAAGCTAGTGCTTTCTCCTTCTCTGGGCTGTTGGATCATGTGTTGCATTTATGCTTTTTT
Coding sequences within it:
- the LOC133752766 gene encoding LOW QUALITY PROTEIN: target of Nesh-SH3-like (The sequence of the model RefSeq protein was modified relative to this genomic sequence to represent the inferred CDS: substituted 2 bases at 2 genomic stop codons), which translates into the protein MGAHALHIGPACPSNFGRVSSANFSHDWTLPSHCPNDRFYTIRYREKDKEKKWVFQICPTTETIVENLKPNTVYEFGVKDNVEGGIWSKIFNHKTIVGSKNKVNGKIQSTYDQIHTVPAYVPKLIPITVIKQVIQNVTHRASTKSPERTPLGETILVHLIIPSLNETAVKLTMSIMLEISDAIKVQLAKNETLALPPESKNPEVEKIPAQPITATPETVPRTTKPTVSSALDLSETTLVLSERTPEISQTILIPKFELPLSTLAPKRLPEFPEAKTLFPFEKTEGSLASSENPRIVPTVKRSENSKVPQAQMATYDAISSPTSSDEPEIAEPHTATSELILDSVXPKTSRTLEQPRATLAPSETPFVPQKLEIFSSPEGQPATSAPQKTTSTPSTHKXRPRPKTPRTKPERTTTSPGTITCKIFKKHEPTRTLAPSKTQFISLTPKLPLNPEVIHTRPGNYPEFLNILKVGLQLFGARAFDIYISFRHFFHEKCKTAMK